A window of Aeromicrobium sp. A1-2 contains these coding sequences:
- the iolD gene encoding 3D-(3,5/4)-trihydroxycyclohexane-1,2-dione acylhydrolase (decyclizing), whose product MTIRLTVAQAVVRFLEAQHVERDGVENAFFAGCWGIFGHGNVAGVGQALLERELSGEPSHLRYHQGRNEQAMVHAAVAYARQRDRLAAMAVTASVGPGATNMITGAALATINRLPVLLLPGDTFATKAANPVLQELEDPANGDISVNDAFRPVSAYFDRVHRPEQLAPALLHAMRVLTDPAATGAVTLALPQDVQAEAWDWPDELFSRRVWHVARPVPEPAALDRAVAAIRAAKRPLVVAGGGVTYSRANDALRAFAEATGVPVAETQAGKGALAFDHPQSVGAIGATGTTAANALAAEADLVIGVGTRYSDFTTASRTVFAADDVRFVNLNVSTFDSHKLAATALVADAREGLDALAAALQGWRTDSVYTDRASRLAAEWDAIVQQAYDRDAQPLPAQSAVIGAVNQLSDPRDVVLCAAGSMPGDLHKLWRTRDRKGYHVEYGFSCMGYEIAGGLGVKMAALDESDPRDVFVMVGDGSYLMMNTELVTAVAEGIKIIVVLVQNHGFASIGALSESLGSQRFGTQYRYRTDTGIDGDRLPVDLAANAASLGADVLSVTSIDDFRTAVGQAKASTRTTVIHIETDPTIPAPDSPAWWDVPVAETSVLASTQGARTTYDEHKTHQRTHLAPPNEKKDNA is encoded by the coding sequence ATGACGATACGTCTGACCGTCGCCCAGGCCGTCGTCCGCTTCCTCGAGGCCCAGCACGTCGAGCGCGACGGCGTCGAGAACGCCTTCTTCGCGGGCTGCTGGGGCATCTTCGGCCACGGCAACGTCGCGGGTGTCGGTCAGGCGCTCCTGGAGCGCGAGCTGTCTGGCGAACCCTCCCACCTGCGCTATCACCAGGGTCGCAACGAGCAGGCCATGGTCCACGCGGCAGTCGCCTACGCCCGTCAGCGTGACCGGCTCGCCGCGATGGCTGTGACGGCCTCGGTCGGGCCCGGTGCCACCAACATGATCACCGGCGCGGCGCTGGCGACGATCAACCGGCTCCCGGTCCTGCTGCTGCCCGGCGATACGTTCGCGACCAAGGCCGCCAACCCGGTGCTGCAGGAGCTCGAAGACCCGGCCAACGGTGACATCTCGGTCAACGACGCTTTCCGGCCCGTCTCGGCCTACTTCGACCGGGTCCACCGCCCCGAGCAGCTGGCCCCCGCGCTGCTGCACGCCATGCGGGTGCTGACCGATCCCGCGGCGACCGGAGCCGTGACCCTCGCGCTGCCGCAGGACGTGCAGGCCGAGGCTTGGGACTGGCCCGACGAGCTGTTCTCCCGTCGGGTCTGGCACGTCGCGCGCCCGGTGCCGGAGCCGGCCGCCCTCGACCGAGCGGTCGCCGCGATCCGTGCTGCGAAGCGCCCGCTGGTCGTCGCCGGCGGCGGTGTCACGTACAGCAGGGCCAATGACGCACTACGTGCGTTCGCCGAGGCGACGGGCGTCCCGGTGGCCGAGACCCAGGCCGGCAAGGGCGCACTTGCGTTCGACCACCCGCAGTCAGTCGGCGCGATCGGGGCCACCGGCACGACCGCCGCCAACGCGTTGGCCGCCGAGGCCGATCTGGTCATCGGTGTGGGCACGCGCTACAGCGACTTCACGACCGCGTCCCGCACAGTCTTCGCGGCCGACGACGTGCGCTTCGTCAATCTCAACGTGTCGACGTTCGACTCGCACAAGCTCGCTGCGACGGCGTTGGTCGCCGACGCCCGCGAGGGCCTGGACGCCCTCGCCGCGGCGCTGCAGGGATGGAGGACCGATTCGGTGTACACGGACCGGGCCTCCCGGCTGGCCGCCGAGTGGGATGCGATCGTCCAGCAGGCGTACGACCGCGACGCCCAGCCGCTGCCGGCGCAGTCGGCCGTGATCGGTGCGGTCAACCAGCTGTCCGACCCGCGTGACGTCGTGCTGTGCGCCGCCGGATCCATGCCGGGGGACCTGCACAAGCTGTGGCGCACCCGCGATCGCAAGGGCTATCACGTCGAGTACGGGTTCTCCTGCATGGGCTACGAGATCGCCGGCGGGCTCGGCGTCAAGATGGCGGCGCTCGACGAGTCGGACCCCCGCGACGTGTTCGTGATGGTCGGCGACGGTTCCTACCTGATGATGAACACCGAGCTCGTGACCGCGGTCGCCGAGGGCATCAAGATCATCGTGGTGCTCGTGCAGAACCACGGATTCGCCTCGATCGGTGCGCTCTCGGAGTCGCTGGGCTCGCAGCGTTTCGGTACGCAGTACCGCTACCGCACCGACACCGGGATCGACGGCGACCGGCTGCCGGTAGACCTTGCTGCCAACGCGGCCAGCCTCGGCGCGGACGTCCTGTCGGTCACCAGCATCGATGACTTCCGCACCGCTGTCGGCCAGGCCAAGGCGTCGACCCGTACCACCGTGATCCACATCGAGACCGATCCCACGATCCCGGCGCCCGACAGCCCCGCGTGGTGGGACGTGCCCGTCGCCGAGACCTCGGTCCTGGCCTCGACGCAGGGCGCCCGCACGACGTACGACGAGCACAAGACCCATCAGCGCACGCACCTCGCACCACCGAATGAGAAGAAGGACAACGCATGA
- a CDS encoding aldolase, producing the protein MITVNAASIAKVVQTRALHPERIGELAARRQQPHGLVGQTGRLLLVAADHPARGALRAGDNPVAMGDRAELLARMVRALDRPGVDGVLGTADIIEDLLLLGALEGKVVIGSMNRGGLAGTVFEIDDRFTGYDAPAIAAAGYQGGKMLFRIDPQDPSTVATMQSCAQAVDQLAAHSIMAMVEPFISRRDESGRIRNDLTTEAVIRSATVSAGLASTSAYTWLKLPVVDNMEAVLAATTLPVVLLGGEVAPDQGAQFAAWSKALASPSVRGMVVGRTLLFPPDGDVESAVDATVELMTA; encoded by the coding sequence ATGATCACCGTCAACGCCGCCAGCATCGCCAAGGTCGTCCAGACCCGAGCGCTGCACCCCGAACGGATCGGCGAGCTCGCTGCCCGGCGGCAGCAGCCCCATGGTCTGGTGGGGCAGACCGGCCGGCTCCTGCTGGTCGCGGCCGACCACCCTGCCCGCGGTGCGCTGCGCGCCGGTGACAACCCCGTCGCGATGGGCGACCGGGCCGAGCTGCTCGCCCGCATGGTCCGGGCGCTCGACCGGCCCGGGGTCGACGGGGTCCTCGGCACCGCCGACATCATCGAGGACCTGTTGCTTCTCGGTGCGTTGGAGGGCAAGGTCGTGATCGGCTCGATGAACCGGGGTGGCCTGGCCGGCACGGTCTTCGAGATCGACGACCGCTTCACCGGATACGACGCCCCCGCCATCGCGGCGGCGGGCTACCAAGGGGGCAAGATGCTGTTCCGCATCGACCCCCAGGACCCGTCCACCGTCGCCACGATGCAGTCGTGCGCGCAGGCGGTCGACCAGCTCGCTGCCCACTCGATCATGGCGATGGTCGAGCCGTTCATCTCCCGGCGCGACGAATCCGGGCGGATCCGCAACGACCTGACGACCGAAGCGGTCATCCGCTCGGCGACGGTGTCGGCCGGTCTCGCCTCGACGTCGGCGTACACGTGGCTCAAGCTGCCTGTCGTGGACAACATGGAAGCCGTGCTGGCCGCGACGACGCTGCCCGTCGTCCTGCTCGGCGGCGAGGTGGCACCTGACCAGGGCGCCCAGTTCGCGGCCTGGTCGAAGGCACTGGCGAGTCCCAGCGTGCGCGGCATGGTGGTCGGCCGGACGCTGCTGTTCCCTCCCGACGGCGACGTCGAGTCCGCCGTCGACGCAACCGTGGAGTTGATGACGGCGTGA
- a CDS encoding SRPBCC family protein, whose amino-acid sequence MGQPALESSVEIAATPDQVWASVSDVKAMKRRSPELVGMWLFGRPKVGRRGINLNRRKGFVWPTTSRITRWKPPAQDDGRGAFTFHVWPTNVDWSYETEPTAAGTRLTERRTALVDPSLSVRLTARLALGGADGHDAEMRTGIDQTLANIKAELER is encoded by the coding sequence ATGGGCCAACCAGCGCTCGAGTCCTCCGTCGAGATCGCAGCCACACCTGACCAGGTCTGGGCCTCGGTCTCCGACGTCAAGGCCATGAAGCGACGCAGCCCCGAGCTCGTCGGGATGTGGCTGTTCGGCCGTCCGAAGGTGGGCCGCCGGGGGATCAACCTCAATCGCCGCAAGGGTTTCGTCTGGCCGACGACAAGCCGGATTACGCGGTGGAAGCCGCCGGCGCAGGACGACGGTCGCGGCGCGTTCACGTTCCACGTCTGGCCGACCAACGTGGACTGGTCCTACGAGACCGAGCCGACAGCCGCCGGGACGCGACTGACCGAGCGGCGCACCGCGCTGGTCGACCCTTCGCTCTCGGTCCGGTTGACCGCGAGGCTCGCCCTCGGAGGCGCGGACGGCCACGACGCCGAGATGCGCACCGGCATCGACCAGACGCTCGCGAACATCAAGGCCGAGCTCGAGCGTTGA
- the iolC gene encoding 5-dehydro-2-deoxygluconokinase, producing the protein MTDLELITMGRVGVDIYPEQIGRHLEDVTSFAKFLGGSSTNVAVAAARLGRRTATITRTGDDPFGRFIHAALRGFGVDDRWVTPVEGLPTPVTFCEIFPPDDFPLYFYREPKAPDLEIDVDELDFDAIRAADVFWVTGTGLSQEPSRAAHLAALEARSTDPRAGERITVLDLDYRPMFWESAGLATEQMQAALPHVTVAVGNREECEVAVGETEPQAAAAALRATGVELAVVKQGPAGVLGVRGDESVVVPPVAVDVVNGLGAGDAFGGSLVHGLLSGWDLTTVLSFANAAGAYVAGQLSCADAMPTVDQVSAVLSRGSVEPQGRVR; encoded by the coding sequence GTGACCGATCTCGAGCTCATCACGATGGGACGCGTCGGCGTCGACATCTATCCCGAGCAGATTGGCCGCCATCTCGAGGACGTGACCTCGTTCGCCAAGTTCCTCGGCGGCAGCTCGACCAACGTGGCCGTGGCCGCGGCCCGGCTCGGTCGCCGCACCGCGACGATCACCCGCACGGGTGACGACCCGTTCGGCCGGTTCATCCACGCCGCGCTGCGTGGTTTCGGCGTCGACGACCGCTGGGTCACCCCGGTGGAAGGCCTGCCGACGCCCGTGACGTTCTGCGAGATCTTCCCGCCGGACGACTTCCCGCTGTACTTCTACCGTGAGCCCAAGGCACCCGACCTGGAGATCGACGTCGACGAGCTGGACTTCGACGCGATCCGGGCCGCCGACGTGTTCTGGGTGACGGGGACGGGCCTCTCGCAGGAGCCCAGCCGGGCTGCGCACCTGGCCGCTCTCGAGGCCCGAAGCACGGATCCGAGGGCGGGCGAGCGCATCACGGTGCTCGACCTGGACTACCGGCCGATGTTCTGGGAGTCCGCCGGGCTCGCGACCGAGCAGATGCAGGCCGCGTTGCCACATGTCACGGTTGCCGTCGGCAACCGCGAGGAGTGCGAGGTCGCAGTCGGCGAGACCGAGCCACAGGCGGCAGCCGCAGCCCTGCGCGCCACAGGCGTCGAGCTCGCGGTCGTCAAGCAGGGCCCGGCCGGTGTGCTGGGCGTGCGCGGTGACGAGTCGGTCGTCGTGCCCCCCGTCGCGGTCGACGTGGTCAACGGTCTCGGCGCAGGTGACGCCTTCGGCGGATCCCTCGTCCATGGTCTGCTGAGCGGCTGGGACCTCACGACGGTCCTGTCGTTTGCCAACGCCGCCGGCGCGTACGTCGCCGGCCAGCTCTCGTGTGCTGATGCCATGCCCACGGTCGACCAGGTCTCCGCCGTCCTGTCCCGTGGCTCCGTCGAACCCCAAGGACGTGTCCGATGA
- a CDS encoding GntR family transcriptional regulator produces the protein MPGPRFTLDRSSPVPLYFQIAEQFEKAILSGKIAPGERIDNEISLAKELGLSRPTMRQAIQVLVDKGMLVRKRGVGTQVVHGKIRRSVELTSLYDDLSAAGQKPRTDVISVGKVAAEEDVARELQLETGDDVWSLERLRYVGAEPLALMHNFIPIEVIDLAAVDLEKTGLYAHLRASGILMRVARQRIGARGATVEEGALLSEKKGAPLLTMQRTAYDNAGRAVEYGRHAYRPDLYAFELTLVDR, from the coding sequence ATGCCCGGCCCCAGGTTCACCCTCGACAGATCCAGCCCTGTCCCGCTGTACTTCCAGATCGCCGAGCAGTTCGAGAAGGCGATCCTGAGCGGCAAGATCGCCCCGGGCGAGCGGATCGACAACGAGATCTCGCTCGCCAAGGAGCTCGGGTTGTCCCGGCCCACGATGCGCCAGGCCATCCAGGTGCTGGTCGACAAGGGCATGCTGGTGCGCAAGCGCGGTGTCGGCACGCAGGTCGTGCACGGAAAGATCCGTCGCTCGGTCGAGCTGACCAGCCTGTACGACGATCTCAGCGCCGCCGGTCAGAAGCCGCGTACTGACGTCATCTCGGTCGGCAAGGTCGCTGCCGAGGAGGATGTCGCGCGCGAGCTGCAGCTCGAGACCGGCGACGACGTGTGGTCGCTCGAGCGGCTGCGTTACGTCGGCGCGGAGCCACTCGCGCTGATGCACAACTTCATCCCGATCGAGGTCATCGACCTGGCCGCGGTCGACCTGGAGAAGACCGGCCTCTACGCGCATCTCCGCGCGTCCGGGATCCTGATGCGCGTGGCCCGCCAGCGCATCGGCGCCCGCGGGGCAACGGTCGAGGAGGGTGCCCTGCTCAGCGAGAAGAAGGGCGCCCCGCTGCTGACGATGCAGCGTACGGCGTACGACAACGCGGGCCGCGCAGTCGAGTATGGCCGGCACGCGTACCGTCCGGACCTCTACGCCTTCGAGCTCACGCTCGTCGACCGCTGA
- a CDS encoding TIM barrel protein, with product MTASEQRPTGPRVAAAPISWGVCEVPGWGHQLPAERVMTEMERLGLTATEFGPDGFLPEDHETRRAFLQTYGLQAVGGFLPVVLHDPSADPMAAVDSFIDGCLATGAGVVVLAAATGVDGYDARPVLDYAQWKSLLGNLDRIADHATERGVLAVIHPHMGTLVESADDVQRVVDGAHIGFCIDTGHLAAAGADPVAITLANLDRVKHVHLKDVDTTKAAQVVAQEISFSDAVADGMWRVLGTGDVDIRAMITALQGAGYDGWYVLEQDVMFKDGEPEGEGPIADVRASLEYVKAVLA from the coding sequence ATGACCGCGAGCGAACAGCGCCCGACCGGCCCCCGAGTAGCAGCTGCCCCCATCTCCTGGGGAGTGTGCGAGGTGCCGGGTTGGGGGCACCAGCTGCCGGCTGAGCGCGTCATGACCGAGATGGAACGCCTGGGGCTGACCGCGACCGAGTTCGGACCGGACGGATTCCTTCCGGAGGATCACGAGACGCGACGCGCCTTTCTCCAGACGTACGGGCTGCAGGCTGTCGGCGGCTTCCTCCCGGTCGTGCTGCATGATCCCTCCGCCGACCCCATGGCCGCGGTCGACTCGTTCATCGACGGCTGCCTGGCCACGGGTGCCGGGGTCGTCGTGCTGGCCGCGGCGACCGGAGTCGACGGATACGACGCTCGACCGGTCCTCGACTACGCGCAGTGGAAGAGCCTGCTGGGCAATCTCGACCGGATCGCCGACCACGCGACCGAGCGCGGCGTGCTCGCGGTGATCCACCCGCACATGGGCACGCTGGTCGAGTCGGCCGACGACGTCCAGCGCGTCGTCGACGGCGCGCACATCGGTTTCTGCATCGACACCGGACATCTGGCCGCCGCGGGAGCAGATCCCGTCGCGATCACGCTCGCCAACCTCGACCGGGTCAAGCACGTGCACCTCAAGGACGTCGACACGACGAAGGCCGCTCAGGTCGTCGCGCAGGAGATCTCGTTCTCCGACGCGGTCGCCGACGGCATGTGGCGCGTGCTCGGCACGGGCGACGTCGACATCCGCGCGATGATCACGGCGCTGCAGGGCGCGGGCTACGACGGTTGGTACGTCCTGGAGCAGGACGTCATGTTCAAGGACGGCGAACCGGAGGGCGAAGGCCCCATCGCGGACGTCCGTGCGAGTCTCGAGTACGTGAAGGCAGTGCTGGCGTGA
- the iolB gene encoding 5-deoxy-glucuronate isomerase: MSQVVRAGEAAVEPFALEITPRSAGWGYSGLRVLELAPGQSETFGTDDSEHVVVSLAGSADVTVDGHTYALEGRSSVFAGPSDAVYAPRDAELSVASEQGGRFALASARCERRLPAAYLPKAEVPVEMRGAGQSSRQVNNFGIPGVLDADRLIACEVLTPGGNWSSWPPHKHDEERDGETALEEIYYFEVADGPNGPGIGFQRVYGHDHADIDVTAEIRSGDVVLIPHGWHGPSIAAPGYDLYYLNVMAGPGAERAWLICDDPAHTWVRDTWADQAIDPRLPFPAAAEGDRR; encoded by the coding sequence GTGAGCCAGGTCGTGCGCGCGGGAGAGGCCGCGGTCGAGCCGTTCGCCCTCGAGATCACCCCGAGGTCCGCCGGCTGGGGCTACAGCGGCCTGCGGGTCCTGGAGCTGGCGCCGGGTCAGAGCGAGACGTTCGGCACGGATGACTCCGAGCACGTCGTGGTGTCGCTGGCCGGCTCGGCCGACGTGACCGTCGACGGTCACACCTATGCACTGGAGGGCCGCAGCAGTGTCTTCGCCGGCCCCAGCGACGCGGTCTATGCGCCGCGCGATGCCGAGCTCTCGGTCGCCAGCGAGCAGGGCGGTCGATTCGCGCTGGCCTCGGCCCGCTGCGAACGGCGACTGCCGGCGGCGTACCTGCCGAAGGCCGAGGTGCCGGTCGAGATGCGCGGCGCCGGCCAGTCGAGCCGCCAGGTCAACAACTTCGGCATCCCCGGGGTGCTCGACGCCGACCGGCTGATCGCCTGCGAGGTGCTGACGCCGGGTGGCAACTGGTCGTCGTGGCCGCCGCACAAGCACGACGAGGAACGCGACGGCGAGACCGCGCTCGAGGAGATCTACTACTTCGAGGTCGCCGACGGTCCGAACGGTCCGGGGATCGGCTTCCAGCGGGTCTACGGCCACGATCATGCCGACATCGACGTGACCGCCGAGATCCGCTCCGGCGACGTCGTGCTGATCCCGCACGGCTGGCACGGTCCGTCGATCGCGGCGCCCGGCTATGACCTGTACTACCTCAATGTCATGGCCGGACCCGGCGCGGAGCGCGCCTGGCTGATCTGCGACGACCCGGCCCACACGTGGGTCCGCGACACATGGGCCGACCAGGCCATCGACCCCCGGCTGCCGTTCCCAGCCGCTGCGGAAGGAGATCGCCGATGA
- a CDS encoding sugar ABC transporter substrate-binding protein produces the protein MLRFKLVGAIVAVGALLAACSGTGSDSGTSDTAKKNYTYAVITHGAPGDAFWDRVKSGAEQAGKDYGVEVDYSSDADPAKQSQLIDGAVAKKVDGIVVSMANPDGLEASVKKAVAAGVPVITINSGVDKFKDFGAITHIGQTETIAGEAVGERLQTEGQKNVICVIQEAGNVGLEERCKAIANTFDGKVQNLQVDGTDDNAVQATITSKLQADKAIDTVVTLGGQYAIDASSAVKDSGSKAKVATFDLSEDVIKQIQAGTILFAVDQQPYVQGFLGVTGLYLKSINGNDIGGGQPVNSGPAFITKDNADAVLQFAANGTR, from the coding sequence ATGTTGAGATTCAAGTTAGTCGGCGCCATCGTCGCCGTCGGCGCTCTCCTGGCCGCATGCAGCGGAACGGGCAGCGACAGCGGCACGTCAGACACCGCCAAGAAGAACTACACGTACGCCGTCATCACCCACGGTGCGCCCGGCGACGCCTTCTGGGACCGGGTCAAGTCCGGCGCCGAGCAGGCCGGCAAGGACTACGGCGTCGAGGTCGACTACAGCTCGGACGCCGATCCGGCCAAGCAGTCGCAGCTGATTGACGGGGCGGTCGCCAAGAAGGTCGACGGCATCGTCGTCTCGATGGCGAACCCCGACGGCCTCGAGGCCAGCGTCAAGAAGGCCGTCGCCGCGGGCGTCCCGGTCATCACGATCAACTCCGGTGTCGACAAGTTCAAGGACTTCGGCGCCATCACCCACATCGGCCAGACCGAGACGATCGCCGGCGAGGCCGTCGGCGAGCGGCTCCAGACCGAGGGTCAGAAGAACGTCATCTGCGTCATCCAGGAGGCCGGCAACGTCGGCCTGGAGGAGCGCTGCAAGGCGATCGCCAACACCTTCGACGGCAAGGTCCAGAACCTGCAGGTCGACGGCACTGACGACAACGCGGTGCAGGCGACCATCACGTCCAAGCTGCAGGCCGACAAGGCGATCGACACCGTCGTGACCCTGGGCGGCCAGTACGCGATCGACGCGTCCTCGGCGGTCAAGGATTCCGGCAGCAAGGCCAAGGTGGCGACGTTCGACCTCTCCGAGGACGTCATCAAGCAGATCCAGGCCGGGACGATCCTGTTCGCGGTCGACCAGCAGCCCTACGTCCAGGGCTTCCTGGGTGTCACGGGCCTGTACCTCAAGTCGATCAACGGCAATGACATCGGAGGCGGCCAGCCGGTCAACTCCGGTCCCGCCTTCATCACGAAGGACAACGCCGACGCGGTCCTGCAGTTCGCTGCGAACGGCACCCGCTGA
- a CDS encoding SRPBCC family protein, protein MPNQLLIAHSIEIDATPAKVWSIVSDLKRMGEWSPQCVRMKVFGGEVKAGARTLNLNRQGWKRWPTNAKVMDFEPERLLSFRILENRTVWSFELEPTETGTRLTESRRTPHGVAAASNAAVKGLLGGVEKFEQELETGIEQTLQRIKAEAERV, encoded by the coding sequence ATGCCCAATCAGCTGCTCATCGCCCACAGCATCGAGATCGATGCCACGCCGGCCAAGGTCTGGTCGATCGTCTCCGACCTCAAGCGGATGGGGGAGTGGAGTCCCCAGTGCGTACGCATGAAGGTGTTCGGGGGCGAGGTCAAAGCGGGCGCCCGCACGCTCAACCTGAACCGGCAGGGCTGGAAGCGGTGGCCCACCAACGCCAAGGTCATGGACTTCGAGCCCGAGCGACTGCTGTCCTTCCGCATCCTGGAGAACCGCACCGTGTGGTCGTTCGAGCTCGAGCCGACCGAGACCGGCACCCGGCTGACCGAGAGCCGGCGGACGCCGCACGGCGTCGCCGCGGCGTCGAATGCCGCGGTCAAGGGTCTGCTGGGCGGGGTCGAGAAATTCGAGCAAGAGCTCGAGACCGGGATCGAGCAGACGTTGCAGCGCATCAAGGCCGAAGCTGAGCGGGTCTGA
- a CDS encoding CoA-acylating methylmalonate-semialdehyde dehydrogenase, translating into MTTYDHWIAGSSSAGESDRFADVFDPAAGTPQSQVRLATAGDIDAAVQAAATAFETWSETSVTARSRIMFDFRQLLVEHEDELAAVISSEHGKTLEDARGEVVRGREVVEFAAGIPQLLKGEFNDQVSGGIDSHTFRQAIGVVAGITPFNFPIMVPMWMHPVAIACGNSFILKPSERDPGASDLVARLYQQAGLPDGVFNVVHGDKVAVDAILEHPGIAAVSFVGSTPIAKYVHEGASRTGKRVQALGGAKNHAVVMPDANLDFAADHIVAAGYGSAGQRCMAISAVVAVGPAADTLVDKIRERSTGLKVSVGTDPDAEMGPVVTAASRDRIVDYIGQGEDAGAKVVVDGRGLVVEGHESGFFVGPTLLDQVTTDMSVYTDEIFGPVLTVLRVPTLDAAIDLINANPYGNGTAVFTSSGEVARSFQRRVHVGMIGINVPVPVPMAFHSFGGWKDSLFGDHHIHGPEGVRFYTQAKVVTTRWPHVSEESLAQLNFPTAQ; encoded by the coding sequence ATGACGACGTATGACCACTGGATTGCCGGCTCGAGCTCGGCCGGCGAGAGCGACCGCTTCGCCGATGTCTTCGACCCCGCTGCGGGCACCCCGCAGTCACAGGTACGACTCGCCACGGCCGGAGACATCGACGCCGCCGTGCAGGCTGCGGCCACGGCCTTCGAGACCTGGAGCGAGACGTCGGTGACGGCCCGCTCGCGGATCATGTTCGACTTCCGCCAGCTGCTCGTCGAGCACGAGGACGAGCTCGCGGCGGTCATCTCCTCCGAGCACGGCAAGACGCTCGAGGACGCGCGTGGTGAGGTCGTGCGCGGACGTGAGGTCGTGGAGTTCGCTGCCGGTATCCCGCAGCTGCTCAAGGGCGAGTTCAACGACCAGGTGTCCGGCGGCATCGACTCGCACACGTTCCGCCAGGCCATCGGCGTCGTCGCCGGCATCACGCCGTTCAACTTTCCGATCATGGTGCCGATGTGGATGCACCCCGTCGCGATCGCGTGCGGCAACTCGTTCATCCTCAAGCCGTCCGAGCGCGATCCGGGTGCATCCGACCTGGTGGCGCGGCTCTACCAGCAGGCCGGCCTGCCCGACGGCGTCTTCAACGTCGTGCACGGCGACAAGGTCGCGGTCGACGCAATCCTGGAGCACCCCGGCATTGCCGCGGTGTCATTCGTCGGCTCGACGCCGATCGCGAAGTACGTCCACGAGGGCGCGAGTCGCACCGGCAAACGGGTGCAGGCGCTCGGAGGGGCCAAGAACCACGCCGTGGTCATGCCGGACGCCAACCTGGACTTCGCCGCCGATCACATCGTCGCGGCGGGCTACGGTTCTGCCGGCCAGCGCTGCATGGCGATCAGCGCCGTTGTGGCGGTCGGACCGGCCGCCGACACGCTGGTCGACAAGATCCGCGAGCGGTCGACAGGCCTCAAGGTCAGCGTCGGCACGGACCCGGACGCCGAGATGGGCCCGGTCGTGACCGCCGCGTCCCGCGACCGCATCGTCGACTACATCGGCCAGGGCGAGGACGCTGGCGCCAAGGTCGTCGTGGACGGCCGCGGCCTGGTCGTCGAGGGCCACGAGTCGGGCTTCTTCGTCGGCCCGACGCTGCTGGACCAAGTCACCACCGACATGTCGGTCTACACCGACGAGATCTTCGGACCCGTGCTGACTGTGCTCCGGGTTCCGACGCTGGACGCCGCGATCGACCTGATCAACGCCAACCCCTATGGCAACGGCACAGCGGTGTTCACTTCCTCGGGCGAAGTGGCACGATCCTTCCAGCGGAGGGTCCACGTGGGCATGATCGGCATCAACGTGCCGGTTCCCGTGCCGATGGCCTTCCACTCCTTCGGAGGCTGGAAGGACTCACTGTTCGGCGACCACCACATCCATGGTCCCGAAGGGGTGAGGTTCTACACCCAGGCCAAGGTGGTCACCACCCGGTGGCCGCACGTCAGCGAGGAGTCCCTCGCCCAGCTGAACTTCCCGACGGCGCAATGA